The nucleotide window TCTATTTAATGGAGGCTGACCAGCCAAATGCCTTTGCAACAGGCAGAAACCCTTCTCATGCCGCAGTGGCTGTAACAACAGGCATAATGAACATGCTAAGCCCTGAGGAGCTATCAGGCGTTATAGGGCATGAGCTTGCACACATTAAAAACAGAGACATTCTCATAAGCACAATAGCCGCAACAATTGCAGGCGCAATAAGCTATCTTGCAACCATGGCTCACTGGGGACTCATCTTTGGCAGAGGTAGTAGTGACGATGAAGGCGGAAACCCAATTGGTGCAATTGCCATGATAATTCTGGCGCCTTTAGCCGCACTTTTAGTTCAGATGGCAATATCCCGAGGAAGGGAATATGCCGCAGACGAAGCAGGTGCAAGGATTGCGGGTAATCCGAGATTCTTAAGCAATGCCCTGAGAAAGCTTCACTGGGCATCCAAGAAGGTCCCTATGAATGCAAACCCGGCAACATCCCATATGTTCATAGTTAACCCCCTTTCAGGCGGAACCCTTCTTAAGCTCTTTAGCACACACCCTCCGATAGAGGAGAGGATTAGAAGGCTCGAAGGCGGTATTTAATCCTTCTCAGTTAGGGCAGAGAAATCCGCAAGCTCTGAGACCATATTCCAGAGCTCCATTAGAAGGCTCAGGCGGTTTTGCCTTATGGATTCGTCTTTGTCCATTACGAGGACCTTATCGAAGAAATTATTTATAGGCTGGGTCAACTCTAAAATGACCCTTAGTGCATCCTTATACGAACCAGCATCTATAAACCTATCTCTTTCCTCTTTTACATTCATTAATACTTTAAAGAGCATTTTTTCTTCCTCTTCCCTGAAAAGCTCTAACTTAGGCGAGGGCATTTCTCTTTTTGGTATTATGTTTCTTACACGCTTTATGGCAAGGAGGAAATCACTGTATTCAGGGGCGGACTTGAAACCCATCAGGGCACCCATCCTTTTTTTTATATCTATTAGTGGAAGGGCTGTTGACATATGAAGTATGGACTGTATTACATCAGGGGAATAATTCTTAGCATAAATGCCAAGGAGGTGGTTTTCTATCCTAACTTCAAAGAACTCTGAAATCTCTCCTATGATAGGCTCTAACTCTTTTACATGAGAGATATTTGAAACAGATTTTTCAAGAACCTCTCCTATCGAGATTCTATATTCCTTGTCTAAGAGTATCATTATTACTCCAATGGAAGCCCTTCTCAGGGCAAACGGGTCCTCTGAGCCTGTAGGCTTTAAGCCTATGGAAAAGAATGATGAGATGTTGTCCATTTTGTCCGCAAGACTTAAAATTGCTCCAGTATCGTTTTTCGGAATATAGTCTCCATAGTGTAGGGGACGATACTGGTCTCTTATAGCAAACTGGACATCAAAGTCTTCATTGTCGCCTAAGGCATAATAATACCCCATCACACCCTGAAGCTCTGGGAATTCCCTTACAACACCTGTAATGAGGTCTGTCTTTGAAAGAAGTGCTGCCCTTTCGGCATTATCCCTGTTAATCTTCAATCTATCTGCAATAAAGCCTGAGATAGTTTTGACCCTCATTGTCTTGTCATAGAGGCTTCCTAATTTTTCCTGATAGGTTACCCTTTTAAGGTCTTCTACTCTTTCAATGAGTGGTTTTTTTCTGTCTTCGTCATAGTAAAACCTTGCATCCTCGAGCCTTGCCTTAATGACTCTTTCAGCGCCGAGCCTTATAGTGTCATCGTTTTCCTTAGTTGTATTGCTTATCACTATGAATTGGTTCTTGAGCTTACCTTTATCCTTGATAGAGAAATACTTCTGATGTCCCTTAAGAACGGATTCTATAAGCTCATCTGGAAGACTAAGATACTCTTTTGGAAAACTACCGAGCACTGCTTGCGGGTATTCCACAAGGTATGTTACAGTTTTAAGAAGTTCCTCATCCATAACACTGATTCCTGTAAGCTCCCTTACCTGTTTATTTATCATCTCTTCCCTTTTACTTGGGTCAGGGATAACGAAATTTCTCTTGAGGAGGCTTTCGTATTTGTTTATGTCTTTAATCTCTATGGGAGAAGGTGAAAGGAATCTATGTCCATATGTGATATTACTGCTACGGATGCCATCTATTTCAAACTCAATAACCTCTGAATTCAGCATTGCCATTATCCATCTTATTGGTCTAACAAACCTTAAAGAGCCATCTCCCCATCTCATGGATTTTGGAAAATTCATAGAGAGGATTATTTTTTTAATCGCCTCTGGAAGGACATTCTTTACAGCCATGCCTTTTTCTTCTACTATGGCAGATACATACTCGCCCTTGTCTTTTTTCTTAATAATAAGCTTATCAGCAGAAACACCCTGAGACTCTGCAAACTTCTGCCCTGCCTTTGTAAAAGAGCCATCTTCATTCAGCGCAACTTTCTTAGGCGGACCGAAAACCTCCCTTACACTGTCTTTCTGCATTAATGGAATGCCTTCTACAAAAACCGCAAGCCTTCTTGGAGTGGCATATGTTTTAATATTTGAATATCCTATTGAATTTTCTCTAAGGGTTGTCTCACAGCTCTGTGCAAGGCTCTGAATCGCATCAGGCAGAAACCTTGCAGGGATTTCCTCTACGCCTATTTCAAGCAAAAGTGTTGGGCTCAAATCCTATTTCCTTTAAGAAGTGGGAACCCCAATTCTTCCCTTTGTTTAAGGTATGAGGTTGCACATGCCTTTGCCAGTTTTCTTACCCTTGCCATATAACCTGTTCTTTCTGTCACAGAAAGGGCGCCCCTTGCATCGAGGAGGTTAAATGTATGAGAGCATTTAAGGCAGAACTCATAAGCAGGCTGTATGAGATTCAGCTTATTAAGCCTTATACATTCCTTCTCAAAGTCGTCAAACTGCCTCATGAGAAGCAATGCATCTGAGAGCTCAAAATTATATTTAGAGAATTCCTTTTCTGAGATATGGTAGATGTCTCCATAGCTTAGGTCATTTGTCCATTTTATGTTGAATACATTGTCTATGCCTTGAAGATACATTGCGATTCTTTCAAGTCCATATGTAATCTCAACCGAGACTGGCTTGAGGTCAAATCCTCCTACCTGCTGAAAGTAGGTAAACTGAGTGATTTCCATTCCATCGAGCCAGACCTCCCAGCCCAGTCCCCATGCACCCAATGTTGGAGATTCCCAGTCATCCTCTACAAACCTGATGTCGTGCTTTTTAGGGTCAATGCCTATGGCAGAGAGGCTCTTAAGATATATCTCCTGAGAGTCCTCAGGCGAGGGCTTGAGAATGACTTGATACTGGTAGTAGTGCTGAAGCCTGTTTGGGTTTTCCCCATATCTTCCATCAGTTGGTCTTCTTGAGGGCTCGACATAGGCGGCACGCCATGGCTCTGGACCAAGCACCCTTAGAAAAGTTGCTGGATGAAATGTCCCTGCACCAACCTCCATGTCATAAGGCTCAAGCATTGCACAGCCTTTTCCTGCCCAGAACTCATCGAGCCTGAATTTCAATTCCTGAAAATACATAGCTACAAATCATAATTAAATAAACATTTCTTTGTCAAACAGCCATAGTCGCCAGGTCTGATTTTCGGTGGGTTACGATAGGGGGGATTGGGGGCTTTGCTTTGTGTCCCAATCCTTCTTCAATCAGAACATGCTCTGAGACAACCATGATAATCAATCAAGCAGTTCTTGCAGGGATTGTCCCAATCCTTCTTCAATCAGAACATGCTCTGAGACAGAAGCTTAAGATGTTAGTAACTCCGACTTACTAAGTCCCAATCCTTCTTCAATCAGAACATGCTCTGAGACCTCATTCAGCCTCACAGAGATTGAAGCGGATATTTTTCGTCCCAATCCTTCTTCAATCAGAACATGCTCTGAGACTGATTGTGAAACAACCTTTAAGCCAGTCCGAAATCAGTCCCAATCCTTCTTCAAGCAGAACATGCTCTGAGACAGCCTGCAATAGATGGAATGGTCCCGATAGTCAAGTCCCAATTCTTCTTCAATCAGAACATGCTCTGAGACTCAATAAGGTTGCAGAGCTTCAGGGCGTCTCTGTGCGGTCCCAATCCTT belongs to Nitrospirota bacterium and includes:
- the htpX gene encoding zinc metalloprotease HtpX, with translation MNYIKTTLLLVALTVILVWAGGLFGGKQGMTIALVFAIGMNFFAYWFSDKIVLRMYGAKEVEEASAPQLFGIVRALTRKAGLPMPKVYLMEADQPNAFATGRNPSHAAVAVTTGIMNMLSPEELSGVIGHELAHIKNRDILISTIAATIAGAISYLATMAHWGLIFGRGSSDDEGGNPIGAIAMIILAPLAALLVQMAISRGREYAADEAGARIAGNPRFLSNALRKLHWASKKVPMNANPATSHMFIVNPLSGGTLLKLFSTHPPIEERIRRLEGGI
- a CDS encoding glycine--tRNA ligase subunit beta → MSPTLLLEIGVEEIPARFLPDAIQSLAQSCETTLRENSIGYSNIKTYATPRRLAVFVEGIPLMQKDSVREVFGPPKKVALNEDGSFTKAGQKFAESQGVSADKLIIKKKDKGEYVSAIVEEKGMAVKNVLPEAIKKIILSMNFPKSMRWGDGSLRFVRPIRWIMAMLNSEVIEFEIDGIRSSNITYGHRFLSPSPIEIKDINKYESLLKRNFVIPDPSKREEMINKQVRELTGISVMDEELLKTVTYLVEYPQAVLGSFPKEYLSLPDELIESVLKGHQKYFSIKDKGKLKNQFIVISNTTKENDDTIRLGAERVIKARLEDARFYYDEDRKKPLIERVEDLKRVTYQEKLGSLYDKTMRVKTISGFIADRLKINRDNAERAALLSKTDLITGVVREFPELQGVMGYYYALGDNEDFDVQFAIRDQYRPLHYGDYIPKNDTGAILSLADKMDNISSFFSIGLKPTGSEDPFALRRASIGVIMILLDKEYRISIGEVLEKSVSNISHVKELEPIIGEISEFFEVRIENHLLGIYAKNYSPDVIQSILHMSTALPLIDIKKRMGALMGFKSAPEYSDFLLAIKRVRNIIPKREMPSPKLELFREEEEKMLFKVLMNVKEERDRFIDAGSYKDALRVILELTQPINNFFDKVLVMDKDESIRQNRLSLLMELWNMVSELADFSALTEKD
- a CDS encoding glycine--tRNA ligase subunit alpha, with the protein product MYFQELKFRLDEFWAGKGCAMLEPYDMEVGAGTFHPATFLRVLGPEPWRAAYVEPSRRPTDGRYGENPNRLQHYYQYQVILKPSPEDSQEIYLKSLSAIGIDPKKHDIRFVEDDWESPTLGAWGLGWEVWLDGMEITQFTYFQQVGGFDLKPVSVEITYGLERIAMYLQGIDNVFNIKWTNDLSYGDIYHISEKEFSKYNFELSDALLLMRQFDDFEKECIRLNKLNLIQPAYEFCLKCSHTFNLLDARGALSVTERTGYMARVRKLAKACATSYLKQREELGFPLLKGNRI